The following coding sequences lie in one Neorhodopirellula lusitana genomic window:
- a CDS encoding transcriptional regulator has product MNPQSISLPVVAASDYRNAVPGEMWEMSPVCIAGPISYRSQPQDSSQQAIAALAASTLQAPVDFPAVADAIVPGDHVALAVDPYVPSVEAILAGVLDKLTQTDVGRVSVVLWPETPDELLAQLQERFQNFDPDTDEAPPSTVTPAIRVTRHEPRKRSELRYVAADADGEPMYLARDLVDADLTIPIMSARAADAIERADKTGVFPMFADGSTIRRYQRGELPEVPKEEHGDEDDDSEPEARSDEEIDAMDAFADEPEPKPDSIDASFAAINEVGFLLGVQLVMIVSSDAAGGVERILAGTPDSIRHELETLHAVVENETRPTAPLVIAALDGDASAQTWPNVARAAIASARHLEGAGTIVIWSRLNHAAPAVWTSELPQRRSDAVVLTAEDDFDDWQADRVLARKLATLLTDHRILLYSELDASEVESLGLGVISSVAELKNLGESHHSAGVIRAAQFHDSAVARLELSQDEWS; this is encoded by the coding sequence ATGAATCCTCAATCCATTTCATTGCCCGTTGTAGCAGCCTCCGATTACCGAAACGCGGTTCCGGGAGAGATGTGGGAGATGAGCCCGGTATGCATTGCCGGACCGATTTCCTATCGCAGCCAACCGCAGGACTCGTCCCAGCAAGCGATCGCGGCACTTGCGGCCTCGACGTTGCAGGCACCCGTTGATTTCCCGGCCGTCGCCGATGCGATTGTGCCGGGCGATCACGTTGCCTTGGCAGTCGATCCGTATGTTCCTAGCGTCGAAGCCATTCTTGCTGGCGTGCTGGACAAGTTGACCCAAACCGATGTGGGACGGGTCAGCGTCGTGTTGTGGCCTGAAACGCCAGACGAATTACTGGCACAGCTGCAGGAACGATTCCAAAACTTCGATCCCGACACAGACGAGGCACCGCCCTCCACTGTGACTCCCGCGATTCGTGTAACCCGACACGAGCCGCGGAAACGATCCGAGTTGCGTTACGTGGCCGCCGATGCGGATGGCGAACCGATGTACTTGGCTAGAGACTTGGTCGATGCGGATTTGACGATTCCGATTATGTCGGCGCGGGCGGCTGATGCGATTGAACGAGCGGACAAGACGGGCGTCTTCCCAATGTTCGCGGACGGGTCGACGATTCGTCGCTACCAACGCGGCGAGTTGCCGGAGGTGCCGAAGGAGGAGCACGGGGACGAAGACGACGACTCGGAACCCGAAGCTCGTTCGGATGAAGAGATCGACGCGATGGATGCGTTCGCTGACGAGCCCGAACCCAAGCCGGATTCGATTGACGCGTCGTTTGCTGCCATTAACGAGGTCGGTTTCCTGTTGGGCGTGCAGTTGGTGATGATCGTGTCATCGGATGCTGCCGGCGGAGTGGAGCGGATTTTGGCGGGGACGCCGGATTCGATTCGTCACGAACTCGAAACGCTGCACGCGGTGGTCGAGAACGAAACCCGGCCCACGGCTCCGCTTGTGATCGCAGCACTGGACGGCGATGCGTCGGCCCAGACGTGGCCCAATGTGGCTCGCGCCGCGATCGCTTCGGCTCGGCATCTCGAAGGAGCGGGCACCATAGTGATCTGGTCTCGATTGAATCACGCTGCCCCCGCGGTCTGGACCAGCGAATTGCCGCAACGACGGTCCGACGCGGTTGTGTTAACGGCGGAGGATGATTTCGACGACTGGCAGGCCGATCGGGTGCTGGCTCGTAAGTTGGCAACCTTGCTAACCGATCACCGGATTTTGCTGTATAGCGAGCTGGATGCATCGGAAGTTGAGTCACTCGGCCTGGGCGTGATCAGCTCGGTCGCGGAGCTGAAGAATCTCGGTGAGTCGCACCATAGTGCTGGCGTGATTCGTGCGGCCCAGTTCCACGATTCAGCGGTGGCCCGTTTGGAGCTTTCACAGGATGAGTGGTCATGA
- a CDS encoding glutamine--tRNA ligase/YqeY domain fusion protein, translating into MNASSKPDPGSNPAGKANPGGKQAPGNAKTNANNGSGDDNAPKAPSKHFILQAVEADLKSGRFDGVQTRFPPEPNGYLHIGHAKSICLNFGLAADLGGACNLRFDDTNPAKEDTEYVDSIQDDVRWLGFQWDNLHFASDYFDQLYTWAEKLIEDGKAYVCDLNAEETREYRGTLTEPGRNSPYRDRTPAENLELFRKMKAGDFADGEKTLRAKIDMSAPNINLRDPVMYRIAHVEHHRTGDTWCIYPMYDWAHGQSDSIEKITFSICTLEFEHHRPLYDWYCDSLQIHHPRQIEFARLNMTYTVMSKRKLLQLVKENHVTGWDDPRMPTLVGLRRRGYTPESIRAFCADIGVAKFNSTIDVVRLENAVRDHLNEVAPRRMAVLNPVKLTITNWPEENGKPVVEMMDATNNPGDAEAGSRQVPFTGNLWIEQDDFKEEAPRKFFRLKKGGAVRLRSGYIVDCEDVVKDDDGNVIEILCTYDTATKSGQDESGRKVKGTIHWVSRDHAAEVTVRNYDRLFCVENPDSSAEGKTFLDHLNPDSLSTTTAYVEPELAKAQVGDRVQFERLGYYVVDPDSTDSAMVFNRIVGLRDSWAKIAAKK; encoded by the coding sequence GTGAACGCATCTTCCAAACCTGACCCCGGTTCCAACCCTGCTGGTAAAGCCAACCCCGGTGGCAAGCAAGCCCCTGGCAATGCCAAGACGAACGCCAACAACGGTTCGGGCGACGACAACGCCCCCAAGGCGCCGTCGAAGCACTTCATTTTGCAGGCGGTCGAAGCGGACTTGAAGTCGGGTCGTTTCGATGGTGTCCAAACCCGGTTCCCGCCCGAGCCAAACGGTTATCTGCATATCGGTCACGCCAAAAGCATCTGTTTGAACTTCGGCCTGGCCGCGGATCTCGGTGGCGCCTGCAATCTTCGTTTTGACGATACCAATCCGGCCAAAGAAGACACCGAATACGTTGATTCGATTCAGGACGACGTGCGATGGTTGGGATTCCAGTGGGACAACCTGCATTTCGCCAGCGACTACTTCGACCAGCTTTACACCTGGGCCGAAAAGTTAATCGAAGACGGGAAGGCTTACGTTTGCGACTTGAACGCGGAAGAGACTCGCGAGTACCGAGGTACGTTGACAGAGCCCGGTCGCAACAGTCCGTACCGCGATCGCACGCCAGCGGAAAACCTGGAACTGTTCCGCAAGATGAAGGCCGGCGACTTTGCCGATGGCGAGAAAACTCTGCGGGCCAAGATCGACATGTCCGCTCCCAACATCAACTTGCGTGACCCGGTGATGTACCGGATCGCTCACGTGGAACACCACCGGACCGGCGACACTTGGTGCATCTACCCGATGTACGACTGGGCACACGGTCAAAGCGACTCGATCGAGAAGATCACCTTCAGTATCTGCACTTTGGAATTCGAGCATCACCGACCGCTGTACGATTGGTATTGCGACTCGCTGCAGATCCACCACCCACGCCAAATCGAATTCGCTCGTTTGAACATGACCTACACCGTCATGAGCAAGCGGAAACTTTTGCAATTGGTGAAGGAAAACCACGTCACTGGATGGGACGATCCTCGGATGCCGACGCTCGTGGGACTTCGTCGTCGAGGTTACACGCCCGAATCGATTCGTGCGTTCTGTGCCGACATTGGTGTTGCCAAATTCAACAGCACGATTGATGTTGTGCGACTTGAAAATGCCGTGCGAGACCATCTGAACGAAGTCGCGCCACGTCGAATGGCAGTGTTGAATCCGGTGAAGCTGACGATCACAAACTGGCCGGAAGAAAACGGCAAGCCTGTCGTGGAAATGATGGACGCCACCAACAATCCGGGTGACGCGGAAGCCGGCAGTCGTCAGGTTCCGTTCACGGGCAACCTTTGGATTGAACAGGACGACTTCAAAGAAGAGGCACCACGTAAGTTCTTCCGTTTGAAGAAGGGCGGTGCTGTGCGTTTGCGGTCGGGCTACATCGTTGATTGCGAAGACGTGGTTAAGGACGATGACGGAAACGTGATTGAAATCCTGTGCACGTACGACACCGCGACCAAGAGCGGACAAGACGAGTCGGGACGCAAGGTGAAGGGCACGATTCACTGGGTCAGCCGCGATCATGCGGCCGAGGTCACCGTGCGGAACTACGATCGTTTGTTCTGTGTCGAGAACCCGGATTCATCCGCCGAAGGAAAGACGTTCCTGGATCACCTGAACCCAGACTCGTTGTCGACCACAACTGCGTACGTGGAGCCGGAATTGGCGAAGGCCCAAGTCGGCGATCGCGTTCAGTTCGAGCGTTTGGGTTACTACGTTGTTGACCCGGATAGCACGGATTCGGCGATGGTGTTCAACCGCATCGTCGGACTTCGTGACAGTTGGGCCAAAATCGCCGCAAAGAAGTGA
- a CDS encoding ABC transporter permease: MKPFVKQALSVSGPLLALVIVVAFFAGAEWISGTEGNFASVSSARLVGIQSIKVGIAALGMTLIIISGGIDLSAGTATAMCGCVAALCLDSGASIYWAVVAAVLAGAACGVFNGALIAGLRLVPFIITLGSMTIFLGIAKFLCEQGGTITPPRETIPDWLRSMVTQYPDPMWVAYPAIPNFGWGVWLTLGLAILVALGLHKTILGRHIFAIGSSEATARLCGVRVQSTKVLVYAIAGALFGLAGCVDIARLEKGDASAGMGLELEIIAAVVIGGGSLLGGRGSVVGTLCGVLIMGVINHGCTALELENQVENILLGVIIIAAVYVDRIRSLKSGHATSPSSA; the protein is encoded by the coding sequence ATGAAACCGTTCGTAAAGCAAGCTTTGTCGGTATCAGGCCCCCTTTTGGCGTTGGTGATCGTCGTCGCCTTTTTCGCCGGTGCGGAATGGATCAGCGGAACGGAGGGCAACTTCGCATCGGTTTCATCCGCCCGATTGGTCGGCATCCAATCCATCAAAGTCGGCATCGCTGCCCTCGGAATGACGCTAATCATCATCAGCGGCGGCATTGATCTTTCCGCAGGCACCGCGACGGCGATGTGCGGATGCGTGGCCGCCTTGTGCCTGGATTCCGGGGCCTCGATCTACTGGGCCGTCGTCGCAGCCGTCTTAGCGGGCGCCGCGTGTGGCGTTTTCAACGGAGCCCTAATCGCCGGACTCCGGCTCGTCCCGTTCATCATCACACTCGGATCGATGACCATTTTTTTGGGCATCGCCAAGTTCCTGTGTGAGCAAGGGGGCACGATCACTCCGCCTCGCGAGACCATTCCGGACTGGTTGCGATCCATGGTTACCCAGTACCCCGATCCGATGTGGGTTGCCTATCCAGCCATTCCTAACTTCGGCTGGGGCGTCTGGCTGACTCTCGGGCTGGCGATCTTGGTCGCGCTGGGGCTGCACAAGACAATTTTGGGGCGTCATATTTTTGCCATCGGATCCAGCGAAGCGACCGCTCGGTTGTGCGGCGTGCGAGTTCAATCGACCAAGGTATTGGTTTACGCCATCGCCGGGGCGTTATTTGGGCTGGCCGGTTGCGTGGACATTGCCCGTCTGGAAAAAGGAGACGCCTCCGCCGGAATGGGATTGGAACTGGAGATCATCGCCGCAGTCGTGATCGGCGGCGGATCGCTGTTAGGCGGGCGAGGAAGCGTGGTGGGCACGCTATGCGGCGTGCTGATCATGGGCGTGATCAACCATGGCTGCACGGCGTTGGAACTGGAAAACCAAGTTGAAAATATCCTGCTTGGTGTGATCATCATCGCAGCAGTTTACGTAGACCGAATTCGCAGCCTGAAATCCGGACACGCAACTTCCCCTAGTTCCGCTTAG
- a CDS encoding serine/threonine protein kinase produces MALSKLGPLALESPLGANPTSKDARVWRAVHIKMRKSVAVRVFHVAFAGTIESRTAFAAEWDRLKQLDHPAIVKCYGGGFENAEAYLAHELIEGPTLAEEIERRGRLPWETVLDWAEPIIDAIAYLHANNIVHGRLAPDKVIIAGLSPVLTDVRGEDGTAPFRSGPYHTQRPPSPIELQRRPPEAPGMNDAVTRRSDLYQFGAMLYEALTGTPPISGKTVQEVTANLQFQTPMKVASTAMETPVWVDTLVMQLLSRDPNQRPVSADAVKLQLAEVRRRSMSRGGVAEHASAGFTPLVQSDQSTREEARSLLGRDKPEPTRRRSSMDATPWHDKAIILLPILGLILAMLVWVSWPANEDKMRERAQALLDEGTRSSMSQARISYLQPLLGQFPEGKHANWAAEQIDRVRMLEAEHALTVKLNRNLPLRNEAERLCAEAMRFEKFGDDSTAVDKYQSLITLLGQSGKDTGLSEEQVAEYRPLVNLARSKIADISSSPEQSEAARILTTKLDEADRLFAQGSTVGAKKIWYSIVELYDGNAAVEPFVEVAQNRLSETSASKSVERLP; encoded by the coding sequence ATGGCTCTCAGTAAACTCGGTCCGCTTGCACTTGAATCGCCGCTCGGGGCGAACCCAACCAGCAAGGACGCGCGGGTTTGGCGAGCCGTTCACATCAAGATGCGGAAGTCGGTAGCCGTCCGGGTCTTCCACGTCGCCTTCGCTGGCACGATTGAATCACGAACCGCTTTCGCCGCGGAATGGGATCGCCTGAAACAACTCGATCACCCAGCGATTGTGAAATGCTACGGCGGTGGTTTTGAAAATGCCGAAGCCTACTTGGCTCACGAGCTGATCGAAGGTCCCACGCTCGCCGAAGAGATCGAGCGACGGGGTCGGTTGCCATGGGAAACCGTCTTGGATTGGGCTGAGCCGATCATTGACGCGATCGCCTACCTGCACGCAAACAACATTGTGCACGGCCGGCTTGCTCCCGACAAAGTCATCATCGCCGGCCTGAGCCCGGTTCTGACAGACGTCCGTGGCGAAGACGGCACCGCTCCATTCCGCTCGGGTCCTTACCACACCCAACGACCACCTTCGCCGATTGAACTGCAACGTCGGCCACCCGAAGCCCCCGGCATGAACGACGCGGTGACACGCCGCAGCGATTTATATCAATTCGGAGCCATGCTCTACGAAGCGTTGACCGGAACGCCGCCCATCAGCGGCAAGACGGTCCAGGAAGTCACTGCCAACTTGCAATTCCAAACGCCGATGAAGGTTGCTTCCACGGCGATGGAGACTCCGGTGTGGGTCGACACTTTGGTGATGCAGTTGTTATCGCGGGATCCGAACCAGCGACCGGTTTCCGCCGACGCGGTGAAGCTGCAACTTGCTGAAGTACGCCGCCGTTCCATGTCACGCGGCGGTGTCGCTGAACACGCATCTGCCGGTTTCACCCCACTCGTTCAAAGCGATCAGTCGACTCGCGAGGAAGCACGGTCGTTGCTGGGACGCGACAAGCCTGAACCAACCCGCCGGCGAAGCTCGATGGACGCGACGCCATGGCACGACAAGGCAATCATCCTATTGCCAATCCTTGGTTTGATCCTGGCGATGTTGGTCTGGGTGTCCTGGCCAGCCAACGAAGACAAGATGCGTGAGCGTGCTCAGGCTTTGCTCGACGAGGGAACACGCTCGTCAATGTCGCAAGCTCGAATCAGCTACCTGCAACCACTTCTGGGCCAGTTCCCCGAGGGCAAACACGCGAACTGGGCCGCAGAGCAGATTGACCGCGTTCGCATGCTGGAAGCCGAACACGCGTTGACCGTCAAGCTGAACCGAAACCTCCCACTACGAAACGAAGCCGAACGACTGTGCGCCGAAGCGATGCGGTTCGAAAAATTCGGCGACGACTCCACCGCCGTGGACAAGTACCAAAGCTTGATCACGCTCTTGGGCCAAAGTGGAAAAGACACCGGGCTTAGCGAAGAACAAGTGGCGGAGTACCGACCGCTTGTGAACCTAGCCCGCAGCAAAATCGCAGACATTTCGTCTTCACCCGAACAGAGTGAAGCCGCCCGGATCCTGACAACCAAACTGGACGAAGCTGACCGCTTGTTTGCACAGGGCAGTACCGTCGGGGCCAAGAAGATTTGGTACTCGATCGTCGAACTTTACGACGGGAACGCGGCGGTCGAGCCCTTCGTGGAAGTCGCCCAAAACAGACTCTCGGAAACCTCCGCGAGCAAGTCAGTTGAGCGTCTACCATGA
- a CDS encoding DUF389 domain-containing protein produces MSITLLVGSQNQLSDGLPWLMRFAHSTGLQVDALVLGLDHKTLLRHTQKTLEEKWPLCRCELVADDADAVVTKIENSRCRLFVMVDDVDDDRLEAEVFERCGVKSVWINAKHPPPTSDQHVFSLDDASHTATARISKRLLSIAPALQLDHQWNWQADDGGKINGDGSEKDIDAADRPSLPDQALARERQRCDEGDLIWIPFGPAPSQDRHYKVARALLSNSTTASIALVSRKENWDRSLLTRIRYWASHVAEPMDRETRLELARTLSEGSQPNLEFLGLISASAMLAAFGLLQNSAAVIIGAMLIAPLMTPIMGAGLSLAHGNRPLFKTSILTIGLGFLGAFVSSFLFGLLVRLVQPTSATGEMLVTPEMWGRCNPSPLDFCVGLVGGMAASYARTRAHLSSALAGAAIAAALVPPIATAGLEAAFGVWHTSEKGWPVFGPLVLVSVNVLTIMIGTSFVLYARGLRVEAGNKWATRMTVSLVTLVLLVLVWMMHLERWLFS; encoded by the coding sequence TTGAGCATCACACTCCTTGTCGGCTCCCAAAATCAGCTTTCCGATGGATTGCCATGGCTGATGCGATTCGCCCACTCGACTGGCTTGCAAGTCGACGCACTCGTGTTGGGGCTCGATCACAAGACGCTACTTCGACACACCCAGAAAACGCTGGAGGAGAAGTGGCCGCTGTGCCGGTGCGAGTTGGTCGCCGATGATGCCGACGCGGTGGTCACCAAGATTGAAAACTCGAGGTGCCGGCTATTTGTGATGGTCGACGATGTCGATGACGATCGGCTGGAAGCGGAGGTGTTCGAACGATGCGGGGTGAAGTCGGTATGGATCAACGCGAAACATCCGCCACCAACTTCCGATCAACATGTGTTCTCGTTGGACGATGCCTCCCACACCGCAACGGCAAGGATCTCGAAGCGGCTGCTCAGCATCGCTCCGGCTTTGCAGCTCGATCATCAATGGAATTGGCAGGCAGACGACGGCGGAAAGATCAACGGCGATGGTTCTGAAAAAGACATCGATGCGGCCGATCGGCCCTCGCTGCCCGATCAAGCACTCGCCCGTGAACGGCAGCGATGCGATGAAGGGGATCTGATTTGGATTCCCTTCGGACCAGCTCCTTCGCAAGACCGTCACTACAAGGTCGCTCGTGCTTTGTTGAGTAACTCGACCACCGCGTCGATTGCTTTGGTCAGTCGCAAAGAGAATTGGGATCGTTCGCTGCTAACTCGGATTCGGTATTGGGCCAGTCATGTGGCCGAACCGATGGATCGCGAAACGCGGTTGGAATTAGCGAGAACGTTGTCGGAGGGTTCGCAGCCCAACCTGGAGTTCTTGGGGCTGATTTCCGCATCGGCGATGTTGGCCGCCTTCGGGTTGCTCCAGAATTCGGCCGCCGTGATCATTGGCGCGATGTTGATCGCGCCGCTGATGACGCCGATCATGGGGGCAGGGTTGTCGTTGGCCCATGGCAACCGGCCGTTGTTTAAGACTTCGATCCTGACAATCGGTCTGGGGTTCTTGGGCGCGTTCGTTTCCAGCTTCCTGTTTGGACTGTTGGTGCGATTGGTCCAGCCCACATCGGCTACGGGGGAAATGTTGGTCACGCCCGAAATGTGGGGACGGTGCAATCCGTCACCACTGGATTTCTGCGTGGGTTTGGTCGGCGGGATGGCCGCGTCTTACGCTCGCACCCGCGCTCACCTGTCGTCGGCACTTGCTGGCGCGGCGATCGCGGCGGCGTTGGTACCACCCATCGCGACCGCTGGGTTGGAAGCGGCATTCGGTGTTTGGCACACATCCGAAAAGGGCTGGCCCGTGTTCGGACCGCTGGTCCTCGTTAGCGTGAACGTGTTGACGATCATGATCGGAACCTCGTTCGTGCTGTACGCCCGCGGGCTGCGCGTTGAGGCAGGCAACAAATGGGCGACCCGAATGACGGTATCGTTGGTCACGCTCGTGTTACTCGTCTTGGTGTGGATGATGCACTTGGAACGTTGGCTATTCAGCTAG